A window of the Hypanus sabinus isolate sHypSab1 unplaced genomic scaffold, sHypSab1.hap1 scaffold_336, whole genome shotgun sequence genome harbors these coding sequences:
- the LOC132388502 gene encoding zinc finger protein 239-like: MAHQRVHTGERPFTCSDCGKRFTRSSDLLAHRRVHTGERPFTCSDCGKGCSQLSALKVHQRVHTGERPFTCSDCGKRFTQLSNLQSHQRVHTGERPFICSECGMGFAQSSHLLRHQSVHTGEWPLNCSDCGKGFPRLSQLLGHQKVHTGERPFTCSECGKGFSNSSHLQRHLRVHTGEKPFTCSNCGKGFIQLSDLQNHQRVHTGERPFTCSNCGKGFTQLSSLHSHQRVHTGEKPFTCSVCGNGFSDSSALHRHQRIHTGEKPFTCSECGRGFTHLSTLRSHQRVHTGERPFSCSECGKGFTQSSTNSHWGEAVHLLRLWEGIHAVI, translated from the coding sequence atggctcaccagcgcgttcacactggggagaggccgttcacctgctcagactgtgggaagagattcactcgatcatctgacctGCTGGCGCACCGAcgtgttcacactggagagaggccattcacctgctcagactgtgggaagggatgcaGTCAGTTATCTgcactgaaggtacatcagcgagttcacactggagagaggccgttcacctgctcagattgtgggaagagatttactcagttatccaacctacagagtcaccagcgagttcacactggagagaggccattcatctgctcagaatgtgggatgggatttgctcagtcatctcacctcctgagacaccagtcagttcacactggggagtggccattgaactgctcagattgtgggaagggattccctcGGTTATCCCAACTACTGGGACACCagaaagttcacactggggagaggcctttcacctgctcagaatgtgggaagggattcagtaattcatcccacctacagagacatctgcgagttcacactggggagaagccattcacctgctcgaactgtgggaagggattcattcaattATCTGATCTACAaaatcaccagcgagttcacactggggagaggccattcacctgctcaaactgtgggaagggattcacacagttatcaAGCCTACAcagtcaccaacgagttcacactggggagaagccattcacctgctcagtctgtgggaacgGATTCAGTGATTCATCCGCCCTACACCGTCACcaacgaattcacactggggagaagccattcacctgttcagaatgtgggaggggattcacacatTTATCCACCCTACGcagtcaccaacgagttcacactggggagaggccattctcttgctcagaatgtgggaagggattcacacagtcatcaacgaattcacactggggagaagccgttcacctgctcagactgtgggaagggattcacgctGTCATCTAa